From the genome of Streptacidiphilus rugosus AM-16, one region includes:
- a CDS encoding glycoside hydrolase family 6 protein: MQPRSHRGPLAAATALVLGVGLSLLAPGTASASPTSRALTPGTRFFVPPPVAGAVQQITGLVKSGDLKDAELLAGMEAVPSAVWLTGGTPAQVGNQVRTTLAEAAAEQAEPVFVVYDIPGRDCSEYSAGGAADQAAYEGWIDAVASAVGRAHAVLLVEPDALGNEPSDCNLPVSAYPHSDDERTAEVGYAAAALEKDPNARVYLDGTNPHWQAVGTITRRLLSAGVLGTQGFFLNVSNFRTNAESQDYGSWISDCIAMTSDSSHWAFGHPEYCASQYYPATVDDFSTWGRTSAWYDQNLGGAVPTTHYVVDTSRNGQPVNTMAQYGAAPYNQSAATVATLMQGNWCNPTDAGLGVRPTANTGVPLLDADLWVKTPGESDGGCDALGGVRAWDYGAYSLPGWPTDAASQAQFDPLWGQVDPAAGAWFPAQALQLARLASPRLG; encoded by the coding sequence TTGCAACCTCGCAGCCACCGGGGGCCGTTGGCCGCCGCCACAGCACTGGTCCTCGGCGTCGGCCTGTCGCTGCTCGCACCGGGCACGGCCTCGGCCTCCCCCACGTCCCGCGCGCTGACTCCTGGCACCCGGTTCTTCGTGCCGCCACCTGTCGCCGGCGCGGTACAGCAGATCACGGGGCTGGTGAAGTCCGGCGACCTCAAGGACGCCGAGCTGCTGGCCGGGATGGAGGCCGTCCCGTCTGCCGTGTGGCTCACCGGCGGGACACCCGCACAGGTGGGCAATCAGGTGCGGACCACCCTGGCCGAGGCGGCGGCGGAGCAGGCCGAGCCGGTGTTCGTCGTCTACGACATCCCCGGACGCGACTGCTCCGAGTACTCCGCTGGCGGGGCCGCCGACCAGGCGGCGTACGAGGGCTGGATCGACGCGGTGGCATCGGCCGTCGGCAGGGCTCACGCCGTGCTCCTGGTCGAGCCGGACGCCCTGGGCAACGAGCCCTCCGACTGCAATCTCCCGGTCAGCGCCTACCCCCACTCCGATGACGAGCGCACCGCCGAAGTCGGGTACGCGGCCGCTGCCCTGGAGAAGGACCCGAACGCCCGCGTCTACCTGGACGGCACCAACCCGCACTGGCAGGCCGTCGGCACCATCACTCGGCGGCTGCTCTCCGCCGGCGTCCTGGGGACCCAGGGCTTCTTCCTGAACGTCTCGAACTTCCGCACCAACGCCGAGTCGCAGGACTACGGATCGTGGATCTCCGACTGCATCGCCATGACCAGCGACAGCTCGCACTGGGCCTTCGGTCACCCCGAGTACTGTGCCAGCCAGTACTATCCGGCCACCGTCGACGACTTCAGCACATGGGGCCGGACCTCGGCCTGGTACGACCAGAACCTGGGAGGCGCGGTGCCCACCACCCACTACGTGGTCGACACCAGCCGCAACGGTCAACCGGTCAACACCATGGCCCAGTACGGCGCCGCACCGTACAACCAGAGCGCGGCCACCGTGGCCACGCTGATGCAGGGCAATTGGTGCAATCCGACCGACGCGGGCCTCGGCGTCCGTCCGACGGCGAACACCGGGGTGCCCTTGCTCGACGCCGACCTGTGGGTGAAGACCCCGGGCGAGTCGGACGGCGGGTGCGACGCCCTGGGCGGCGTGCGAGCCTGGGACTACGGCGCTTACTCCCTGCCGGGATGGCCGACCGACGCGGCTTCACAGGCGCAGTTCGACCCCCTGTGGGGTCAGGTGGACCCGGCGGCGGGAGCGTGGTTCCCCGCGCAGGCGCTCCAGTTGGCGCGCCTCGCGTCGCCGAGGCTGGGCTGA
- a CDS encoding low temperature requirement protein A, translating into MSATSGSEVAGEEQRAGWFELFFDLVFVVIVSVLATGLHGDPGPGAFGTFLVLFFPAWWAWVNLMLTVNMFGSAGARIQAMLVGAMPGLGLMAAAGPAGLGSRAWAYALGAAWVRLAYFLLWWGRVRSGAVAVPLWRPVVYGLVTAGLWAASAALPAPERFVLWGVAIALEVVLLVIRGEPERSLVHSLLSIEHMVERIGGFVVIVLGESVFTIVVSLTGHFTEASALAALLGFLVVAQLGAVFFVWGTAAAARGLSQAQLGGALEAIRDSVMYLPFLLVTGITALAAALGTAVAAPGHVLPTGACWGLCGGVLAFYSANAAISLRFGDQVRTVLGWYLPCLPLVLGVLLPAALLWPAWAAVAVAAGLVLGLTELVKLRRAKARRALVAP; encoded by the coding sequence GTGAGCGCCACGTCCGGGTCCGAGGTGGCCGGGGAGGAGCAGCGGGCCGGCTGGTTCGAGCTGTTCTTCGACCTGGTTTTCGTGGTGATCGTGAGTGTGCTGGCCACAGGACTGCACGGCGACCCCGGGCCCGGCGCCTTCGGCACGTTCCTGGTGCTGTTCTTCCCGGCCTGGTGGGCCTGGGTCAATCTGATGCTGACTGTGAACATGTTCGGCTCGGCGGGGGCCCGAATCCAGGCGATGCTCGTCGGCGCGATGCCCGGTCTCGGATTGATGGCGGCTGCCGGACCGGCCGGGCTGGGCAGCCGGGCGTGGGCGTACGCGCTCGGTGCGGCCTGGGTGCGGCTGGCGTACTTCCTGCTGTGGTGGGGCCGCGTGCGCAGTGGCGCGGTGGCCGTGCCGCTGTGGCGGCCGGTGGTGTACGGGCTGGTCACGGCCGGGCTGTGGGCCGCTTCGGCCGCACTGCCCGCCCCGGAGCGGTTCGTGCTGTGGGGTGTGGCGATCGCCCTGGAGGTGGTGCTGCTGGTGATCCGGGGCGAGCCTGAGCGCAGCCTGGTGCACAGCCTGCTCTCCATCGAGCACATGGTCGAGCGGATCGGCGGCTTCGTGGTGATCGTGCTCGGCGAGAGCGTCTTCACCATCGTGGTGTCCCTGACCGGGCACTTCACCGAGGCGTCGGCCCTGGCCGCTTTGTTGGGCTTCCTGGTGGTCGCCCAGCTCGGCGCGGTGTTCTTCGTGTGGGGCACCGCCGCCGCGGCCCGCGGCCTGTCCCAGGCCCAGCTCGGGGGCGCGCTGGAGGCGATCCGCGACAGCGTGATGTACCTGCCGTTCCTCCTGGTCACCGGTATCACCGCGCTCGCCGCGGCGCTGGGCACGGCCGTCGCCGCACCGGGGCATGTGCTCCCGACCGGCGCGTGCTGGGGGCTGTGCGGTGGCGTGCTCGCCTTCTACAGCGCCAACGCCGCGATCTCGCTGCGCTTCGGCGACCAGGTGCGGACCGTGCTGGGCTGGTACCTGCCCTGCCTCCCGCTGGTCCTCGGCGTCCTGCTGCCCGCCGCCCTGCTCTGGCCGGCCTGGGCGGCGGTAGCCGTCGCGGCCGGTCTGGTGTTGGGCTTGACCGAGCTGGTCAAGCTGCGCAGGGCCAAGGCCAGGCGAGCGTTGGTTGCGCCCTGA
- a CDS encoding SDR family oxidoreductase, with protein sequence MTTHTQRKVAVVTGGSRGIGRGCVERLAEDGFAVVVGYATNAAEAGDAVAAVTARGGEALAVSADVGDESAVAALFDAAEEAFGGIDAVVHAAARMTLAPLADFDLKELDEMLRINVRGTYLVGQQAARRLRPGGSLVNFSSSVIGRALPNYTGYAGSKGAVEAMTFILAHELRGREINVNAIAPGPTGTAMFLEGKTKEQIEFFTKAAPLERLGTPSDIAQAVAFLTSPAGHWVNGQTIRVNGGLH encoded by the coding sequence ATGACAACGCACACCCAGCGCAAGGTCGCCGTCGTGACCGGAGGGTCACGCGGCATCGGCCGGGGCTGCGTGGAACGGCTCGCCGAGGACGGGTTCGCTGTCGTCGTCGGCTACGCCACCAATGCGGCCGAGGCGGGTGACGCCGTCGCCGCGGTCACGGCACGCGGGGGCGAGGCCCTGGCGGTGAGCGCCGACGTGGGCGACGAGAGCGCGGTCGCGGCCCTGTTCGACGCAGCCGAGGAAGCATTCGGCGGTATCGACGCGGTCGTCCACGCGGCCGCCCGCATGACCCTGGCGCCGCTGGCAGACTTCGACCTCAAGGAACTCGACGAGATGCTGCGGATCAACGTCCGCGGTACCTACCTCGTGGGCCAGCAGGCCGCACGCCGGCTGCGTCCCGGCGGCTCGCTCGTCAACTTCTCCTCCTCAGTCATCGGGCGCGCCCTGCCGAACTACACCGGCTACGCCGGGAGCAAGGGAGCGGTGGAGGCGATGACCTTCATCCTCGCCCACGAACTGCGCGGCCGTGAGATCAACGTCAACGCGATCGCCCCCGGCCCGACCGGCACGGCGATGTTCCTTGAGGGCAAGACGAAGGAGCAGATCGAGTTCTTCACCAAGGCGGCGCCCCTGGAACGACTCGGTACGCCCTCCGACATCGCCCAGGCGGTCGCCTTCCTCACCAGCCCCGCGGGGCACTGGGTGAACGGGCAGACGATCAGGGTCAACGGCGGGCTCCACTGA
- a CDS encoding Uma2 family endonuclease, whose protein sequence is METTEQIYRHLRDLRDHLAAETGRFGEISDGEIVMMMRPVPQHGLVAKRIVRQLDAQPPAPLAAFESTDTDDEHLGKLRIPDIVVVAEEAMNTTSPLDPREISLAVEIVSGSNPDNDYVKKVADYAAMGIPDYLIVDPRNGTARHLWQIVAKNGRRVYDNQVTYAFGDTIPIGQLRIDTSDLPLYDDAGPL, encoded by the coding sequence GTGGAGACGACGGAGCAGATCTACCGGCACCTGCGAGACCTGCGGGACCACCTCGCTGCCGAGACGGGGCGCTTCGGGGAGATCAGTGACGGCGAGATCGTCATGATGATGCGCCCGGTGCCGCAGCACGGCCTCGTGGCGAAACGGATCGTCCGCCAGCTCGACGCCCAGCCGCCGGCTCCGCTGGCGGCGTTCGAGAGCACCGATACCGACGACGAGCACCTGGGCAAGCTCCGGATCCCCGACATCGTGGTCGTCGCCGAAGAGGCGATGAACACCACCAGCCCGCTCGACCCTAGGGAGATCTCCCTGGCCGTGGAGATCGTGTCAGGGTCCAATCCGGACAACGACTACGTGAAGAAGGTCGCCGACTACGCAGCCATGGGCATTCCCGATTACCTCATCGTCGACCCGCGTAACGGCACCGCCCGCCACCTCTGGCAGATCGTCGCCAAGAACGGGCGGCGGGTCTACGACAACCAGGTCACCTACGCCTTCGGTGACACGATCCCCATCGGGCAGCTCCGCATCGACACCTCGGATCTACCGTTGTACGACGACGCGGGTCCGTTGTGA
- a CDS encoding potassium transporter Kup — protein sequence MRAINAENGTDQSSHAASGAARDTVRLGLMVGALGVVFGDIGTSPIYTMATVFDPTDPHPVPVNTANVYGVVSLVFWSIIMVVSVTYVSLAMRADNDGEGGIMALITLLQQKLSKQGKRTAVWLSALGIFGAALFLGDSMITPAMSMLSAVEGLKIVDPSLHDLVIPITTVIAVLLFLGQKRGTEAVGKLFGPVMVVWFLVIGALGVSGIVDEPAILRALSPTYALGFVFHHFDIAFFALAAVVLSFTGAEALYADMGHFGRRSISRSWTFLVLPMLTLSYFGQAALVLKDPANISGPFFLLAPGWARVALVVLSTVATVIASQSVISGAFSVASQAAQLGYLPRLRIAHTSEKTIGQIYVPWINWLLMVSVLGLIFAFQSSARLTFAYGMAVTATITISTVLFLYVARQRWKIPLPWIFVGGAVLLSGDLMFLAANLTKIVHGAWLPLLIGLIAFAIMTTWRRGRDIVSENRERLEGPLRPFVDKMESDKVVRVVPGTAIFLNRSSTTVPLALRANVEHNHVRHEHLAVVAIRTEPVPRIRPEERMVVDALGSGGDGIIQVTARFGYIETPNVPAALALLTEEQTEGRIDVDTCTYFLSKIELTPGAERTMPKWQKRLFIATSHITSAAATYFQLPQDRTVIMGSNVEV from the coding sequence GTGAGAGCGATCAACGCGGAGAACGGCACCGACCAGAGCTCGCACGCCGCCTCGGGCGCCGCGCGCGACACCGTACGGCTGGGTCTGATGGTCGGCGCTCTGGGTGTCGTCTTCGGCGACATCGGCACGAGCCCCATCTACACGATGGCGACGGTGTTCGACCCGACCGATCCGCACCCGGTGCCGGTGAACACCGCCAACGTCTACGGCGTCGTCTCGCTGGTCTTCTGGTCGATCATCATGGTCGTCTCCGTCACCTACGTGTCCCTCGCGATGCGCGCCGACAACGACGGCGAGGGCGGCATCATGGCCCTGATCACGCTGCTGCAGCAGAAACTGTCCAAGCAGGGCAAGCGCACCGCGGTGTGGCTCTCCGCGCTCGGCATCTTCGGCGCCGCGCTGTTCCTGGGTGACAGCATGATCACCCCGGCCATGTCGATGCTGTCCGCGGTCGAGGGCCTCAAGATTGTCGATCCGAGCCTGCACGACCTGGTCATTCCGATCACGACAGTCATCGCCGTGCTGCTGTTCCTGGGTCAGAAGCGCGGCACCGAGGCCGTGGGCAAGTTGTTCGGGCCCGTCATGGTCGTCTGGTTCCTTGTCATCGGTGCGCTCGGGGTCAGCGGCATCGTCGACGAGCCGGCCATCCTGCGCGCGCTGTCTCCCACGTACGCACTCGGCTTCGTGTTCCACCACTTCGACATCGCGTTCTTCGCGCTCGCGGCGGTCGTCCTCTCCTTCACCGGCGCGGAGGCGCTCTACGCGGACATGGGCCACTTCGGCCGCCGCTCGATCAGCCGGTCCTGGACCTTCCTGGTGCTCCCGATGCTGACGCTGAGCTACTTCGGCCAAGCCGCCCTCGTCCTCAAGGACCCGGCGAACATCAGCGGTCCGTTCTTCCTGCTGGCCCCTGGCTGGGCCCGGGTCGCGCTCGTCGTGCTGTCCACCGTCGCGACCGTCATCGCCTCGCAGTCGGTCATCAGCGGCGCCTTCTCGGTCGCGTCCCAGGCCGCACAGCTCGGCTACCTGCCGCGCCTGCGGATCGCCCACACGTCCGAGAAGACGATCGGACAGATCTACGTCCCGTGGATCAACTGGCTGCTGATGGTCTCCGTGCTCGGCCTGATCTTCGCCTTCCAGTCCTCGGCGCGACTCACCTTCGCCTACGGGATGGCGGTCACGGCGACGATCACCATCTCCACCGTGCTCTTCCTCTACGTCGCCCGGCAGCGGTGGAAGATCCCCCTGCCGTGGATCTTCGTCGGCGGCGCCGTGCTCCTTTCGGGGGACCTGATGTTCCTCGCCGCCAACCTGACGAAGATCGTCCATGGTGCGTGGCTGCCGCTGCTGATCGGCCTGATCGCCTTCGCGATCATGACCACCTGGCGCCGCGGCCGTGACATCGTCTCCGAGAACCGCGAGCGGCTGGAGGGCCCGCTGCGACCCTTCGTCGACAAGATGGAGTCCGACAAGGTCGTACGGGTCGTTCCGGGCACGGCGATCTTCCTCAACCGCTCCTCCACGACGGTGCCACTCGCGCTACGGGCCAACGTCGAGCACAACCACGTGCGCCACGAGCACCTCGCGGTCGTGGCGATCCGCACCGAGCCCGTCCCGAGGATCCGTCCGGAGGAACGGATGGTCGTCGACGCGCTCGGCAGCGGCGGGGACGGGATCATCCAGGTGACCGCGAGGTTCGGCTACATCGAGACCCCGAACGTCCCGGCCGCGCTGGCCCTCCTCACCGAGGAACAGACCGAGGGCCGCATCGACGTGGATACCTGCACCTACTTCCTCTCCAAGATCGAGCTGACGCCCGGCGCGGAGCGGACGATGCCCAAGTGGCAAAAGCGTCTGTTCATCGCGACCTCCCACATCACCTCGGCCGCGGCCACCTACTTCCAGCTGCCGCAGGACCGAACGGTGATCATGGGCTCGAACGTGGAGGTGTAG
- a CDS encoding ArsI/CadI family heavy metal resistance metalloenzyme, producing the protein MSRVQLALNVADLDASVAFYSKLFGTEPAKRRPGYANFAVIEPPLKLVLIEGEPGQETRLDHLGVEVATTDDVIAATTRLKDAGLATFEENDTSCCCALQDKVWVHGPGREPWEVYVVKADAENLGKAPALTGDACCAGQGAEATAAGCACGA; encoded by the coding sequence ATGTCCCGCGTCCAGCTCGCCCTCAACGTCGCCGACCTCGACGCGTCGGTGGCGTTCTACTCCAAGCTCTTCGGCACCGAGCCCGCCAAGCGCCGCCCCGGCTACGCCAACTTCGCCGTCATTGAGCCGCCGCTCAAGCTCGTGCTCATCGAGGGCGAGCCGGGCCAGGAGACCCGTCTGGACCACCTCGGCGTCGAGGTCGCCACGACCGACGACGTCATCGCGGCGACGACCCGCCTCAAGGACGCGGGCCTGGCCACCTTCGAGGAGAACGACACCTCCTGCTGCTGCGCCCTCCAGGACAAGGTGTGGGTCCACGGCCCCGGCAGGGAGCCCTGGGAGGTCTACGTCGTCAAGGCCGACGCCGAGAACCTCGGCAAGGCCCCCGCCCTGACCGGCGACGCCTGCTGCGCCGGTCAGGGCGCCGAGGCGACCGCCGCCGGATGCGCCTGCGGCGCCTGA
- a CDS encoding helix-turn-helix domain-containing protein, with amino-acid sequence MIRRRREELNWSQPQLAEAAGTAQSVVSRIESGRLNPTMDMVARLAEAMDSELRLTIESPLTGPGR; translated from the coding sequence TTGATCCGCAGGCGTCGCGAGGAGCTGAACTGGTCCCAGCCGCAGCTCGCCGAGGCAGCAGGAACGGCGCAGTCCGTCGTTTCCAGGATCGAATCCGGGCGTCTGAATCCGACCATGGACATGGTGGCGCGTCTCGCGGAGGCGATGGACTCGGAGCTGCGGCTCACCATCGAGTCCCCGCTGACAGGTCCCGGTCGGTGA
- a CDS encoding GNAT family N-acetyltransferase, translating into MTDTDDRVLIRRADPADVGRLVELRALMMTEMGEDVDADPSWRGDAAAWFARRMEQTDTFAAFVAALPAHGVVSCAVGTVDDHAPSPRNRSGRRGEIANVVTSPDFRGRGLARACMGALLDWFAEETAATTVRLAATSGGEALYRGLGFTEPRDLILQTRVTRAGQAGTVARPVPHDQANNWSAP; encoded by the coding sequence GTGACCGACACCGATGACCGCGTTCTGATCCGGCGCGCCGACCCGGCAGACGTCGGCCGCCTGGTCGAGCTCCGTGCACTGATGATGACGGAGATGGGTGAGGACGTCGACGCCGATCCCAGCTGGCGAGGTGACGCCGCCGCCTGGTTCGCCCGCCGCATGGAGCAGACGGACACCTTCGCCGCGTTCGTCGCCGCACTGCCTGCCCACGGGGTGGTCAGCTGTGCCGTCGGCACCGTCGACGACCACGCCCCGAGCCCCCGCAACCGCAGCGGCCGGCGCGGCGAGATCGCCAACGTCGTCACGTCACCGGACTTCCGCGGCCGCGGACTCGCCCGTGCGTGCATGGGGGCTCTGCTGGACTGGTTCGCCGAAGAGACGGCCGCGACGACGGTGCGCCTGGCCGCCACCTCCGGCGGCGAGGCGCTCTACCGCGGCCTCGGCTTCACCGAGCCGCGCGATCTCATCCTCCAGACCCGTGTCACCCGCGCGGGCCAGGCCGGCACCGTGGCACGGCCTGTTCCGCATGATCAGGCGAACAACTGGTCCGCGCCCTGA
- a CDS encoding acyl-CoA dehydrogenase family protein, translating into MTRTRTTLDDVLDELRRRRAEFHEQRFVSADFVARLKEIGVYRAATPRRFGGDPMRPADFLRLVERISTVDGSAGWVAAFGCQTTYLGSLPLESLEEIYADGPDVVFAGALHPVQEARRTADGFSVSGRWKFGSGCKAAEVLCVGIPGDDSTDGKPRGAVVRPADVTIVEDWDVIGMRATGSFDLVLDEVPVLERRTFIRGGAPTIDEPVYRYPPIAYAAQALSVVSAGVARAALDFAEETGAGRVGITAAPRLADRAYYRAGVAEAEAMLRSARAYFFEAAEEAWDSVADGAAVRDDLNAHLRLSAAHLARTSAEVVTKVVGLSGTAPIFTGHPLQELLGDALVPQSHAFLGPMMYDAAGAVLMGLPATVPAFR; encoded by the coding sequence ATGACCCGAACCAGGACCACCCTCGACGACGTCCTCGACGAGCTGCGGCGGCGCCGAGCCGAGTTCCACGAGCAGCGGTTCGTGTCGGCCGACTTCGTCGCCCGGCTGAAGGAGATCGGCGTCTACCGGGCGGCGACACCGCGGCGCTTCGGTGGCGACCCGATGCGGCCAGCCGACTTCCTGCGCTTGGTCGAGAGGATCTCCACGGTCGACGGATCGGCCGGCTGGGTTGCCGCCTTCGGCTGCCAGACCACCTACCTCGGGTCGCTGCCGCTGGAGTCGCTCGAGGAGATCTACGCCGACGGCCCGGACGTCGTCTTCGCCGGTGCGCTCCATCCCGTGCAGGAGGCCCGCCGGACGGCGGACGGCTTCTCCGTCAGCGGACGGTGGAAGTTCGGCAGCGGCTGCAAGGCCGCCGAGGTGCTCTGTGTCGGCATCCCCGGCGACGACTCGACGGACGGCAAGCCGCGGGGGGCAGTGGTGCGGCCCGCGGACGTCACGATCGTGGAGGACTGGGACGTCATCGGTATGAGGGCGACGGGCTCCTTCGACCTGGTCCTCGACGAGGTGCCGGTGCTGGAGCGGCGCACCTTCATCAGGGGCGGCGCGCCGACCATCGACGAGCCGGTCTACCGCTACCCCCCGATCGCCTACGCGGCCCAGGCGCTGTCCGTCGTCTCCGCCGGCGTCGCCCGGGCCGCGCTCGACTTCGCCGAGGAGACCGGTGCCGGGCGTGTCGGGATCACCGCGGCGCCCCGGCTCGCCGACCGGGCGTACTACCGCGCGGGCGTCGCCGAGGCCGAGGCGATGCTGCGATCCGCGCGCGCCTACTTCTTCGAGGCCGCGGAGGAGGCGTGGGACAGCGTGGCCGACGGAGCGGCCGTGCGGGACGACCTCAACGCCCACCTGCGGCTCTCGGCGGCCCATCTCGCCCGCACTTCCGCCGAGGTGGTCACGAAGGTGGTCGGCCTGTCCGGCACCGCGCCGATCTTCACCGGCCACCCCCTGCAGGAACTGCTCGGCGATGCCCTCGTGCCACAGTCGCACGCCTTCCTCGGTCCGATGATGTACGACGCAGCGGGCGCGGTGCTGATGGGCCTTCCTGCCACGGTGCCGGCTTTCCGCTGA
- a CDS encoding DUF7144 family membrane protein gives MAVPSTPVRSASASPVRGGMRFAAVLLLVVGVLAVLQGIAAVAGDSIYASVGKYAYKFNLTAWGWIHLALGVLSVVAGVGVLRDASWGRTLGIWLASLSIVASFLFLVYLPVWSLVIIAIDIFIVWALLSYAGSPESMA, from the coding sequence ATGGCTGTGCCTTCCACGCCGGTCCGTTCTGCGTCGGCTTCTCCTGTCCGCGGCGGGATGCGGTTCGCCGCGGTGCTCTTGTTGGTCGTCGGAGTCCTGGCAGTCCTGCAGGGCATCGCGGCGGTCGCCGGGGACTCGATCTATGCGAGCGTCGGGAAGTACGCCTACAAGTTCAACCTCACGGCGTGGGGCTGGATCCACCTGGCGCTGGGGGTGCTGTCGGTGGTTGCCGGGGTGGGCGTGCTGAGGGATGCCTCCTGGGGGCGGACGCTGGGGATCTGGCTGGCCAGTCTGAGCATCGTCGCCAGCTTCCTGTTCCTGGTCTACCTGCCGGTCTGGAGCTTGGTGATCATCGCGATCGACATCTTCATCGTGTGGGCGCTCCTCAGCTACGCGGGCAGCCCGGAAAGCATGGCCTGA
- a CDS encoding TetR/AcrR family transcriptional regulator, with protein MSGERDAPAPREQRKIDTRERLLRVATELFVARGFEETTYDDIARAAAVARQTVFNHFPRKEDFIHAWSVLRREEIAQALTDRAFLEQPATARLVLIMRVMADSYERSPAAGRVYTLAWVKWGGPVLEERALASQFALVIEEGQRSGEIRDDVGAQTAGELIRAAYFDALWRWAAPDRPADAPSLFADLVVRLELILTGICAMPDREGLKRSMRLVQAVETAATHEGQGKTPSDAAEQVTDDR; from the coding sequence ATGAGTGGCGAGCGCGATGCACCGGCGCCGCGGGAGCAACGCAAGATCGACACCCGCGAACGTCTGCTGAGGGTGGCGACCGAACTCTTCGTCGCACGGGGATTCGAGGAGACGACCTACGACGACATCGCCCGAGCCGCGGCCGTCGCCCGTCAAACGGTCTTCAATCACTTCCCGCGCAAGGAGGACTTCATCCACGCCTGGAGCGTCCTCCGCCGCGAGGAGATCGCCCAGGCGCTCACCGACCGGGCCTTCCTGGAGCAGCCCGCGACCGCGCGGTTGGTCCTGATCATGCGGGTGATGGCGGACTCCTACGAACGATCGCCGGCAGCCGGCCGGGTCTACACCCTGGCCTGGGTGAAATGGGGCGGACCGGTTCTGGAGGAGCGGGCGCTGGCAAGCCAGTTCGCCCTCGTCATCGAGGAGGGACAGCGGTCCGGCGAGATCCGCGACGATGTCGGCGCGCAGACAGCGGGGGAGTTGATCCGTGCCGCCTACTTCGACGCGCTGTGGCGCTGGGCCGCGCCCGACCGACCCGCCGATGCCCCGTCCCTCTTCGCCGACCTGGTCGTCCGGTTGGAACTGATCCTGACCGGCATCTGCGCCATGCCCGACCGCGAGGGGCTCAAGCGCTCCATGCGGCTGGTGCAGGCGGTCGAGACCGCCGCCACCCACGAAGGCCAAGGAAAGACCCCGTCGGATGCGGCGGAGCAGGTAACCGACGACCGGTGA
- a CDS encoding class II glutamine amidotransferase, whose protein sequence is MCRWLAYWGAPLRLTDVLYTPVHSLIDQSLHSKLGAETTNGDGFGIGWYDDVSDTPGVFRSTEPAWNDTNLRELSAHTRSPLFFAHIRAAIGSSVQQTNCHPFRYKRWLWMHNGFIDGLSDIKRDLAFAVDPTLYLHISGTTDTELMFYLALTFGLEDDPPGAVARTIGFVEARGREHGHQFPFQGTIATSNGESLWAFRYSSAGRSRSLYFNRSVPQLREMYPDRAVLREVADDARLVVSEPVGDLPGAWIEVPEATYGVVSKDHEELLPFAPAAA, encoded by the coding sequence ATGTGCCGATGGCTCGCCTACTGGGGCGCTCCCCTCCGGCTGACGGATGTGCTCTACACACCGGTGCACTCGCTCATCGATCAGAGCCTGCACTCCAAGCTCGGAGCCGAGACCACCAATGGCGACGGCTTCGGGATCGGCTGGTACGACGACGTCTCCGACACGCCGGGCGTGTTCCGCAGCACCGAGCCGGCGTGGAACGACACGAACCTGCGCGAGTTGTCGGCGCACACCCGATCCCCGCTGTTCTTCGCACACATCCGGGCCGCCATCGGGTCGTCCGTCCAGCAGACCAACTGCCACCCGTTCCGGTACAAGCGCTGGCTGTGGATGCACAACGGCTTCATCGACGGGCTCAGCGACATCAAGCGAGATCTCGCCTTCGCGGTCGACCCCACGCTGTATCTGCACATCAGCGGCACGACCGACACCGAGCTGATGTTCTACCTGGCGCTCACCTTCGGCCTCGAAGACGACCCTCCGGGCGCTGTCGCGCGCACCATCGGGTTCGTCGAGGCGCGCGGACGCGAGCACGGGCACCAGTTCCCCTTCCAGGGGACGATCGCGACCAGCAACGGCGAGTCCCTGTGGGCATTCCGGTATTCGAGCGCGGGTCGGAGCAGATCGCTGTACTTCAACCGCAGCGTCCCGCAGCTCCGAGAGATGTACCCCGACCGGGCCGTCCTGCGCGAGGTGGCCGACGATGCGCGCCTCGTGGTCTCCGAGCCGGTCGGCGATCTGCCCGGCGCCTGGATCGAGGTCCCGGAGGCCACCTACGGCGTGGTCAGCAAGGACCACGAGGAACTGCTCCCCTTCGCGCCCGCTGCGGCGTGA